One window from the genome of Gemmatimonadota bacterium encodes:
- a CDS encoding S9 family peptidase, producing the protein MRPVLLLATCASLFAGVAHAQGAPAKRPLALADLYRLRQVSDPQRSSDGQWVAYTVARVDTTKDRSDSDLWMTSWDGATTVRLTNSDESERTPRWSPDGKQLAFLSSRQGAKGGQVWLLNRAGGEAEKITELKGGVSSFAWSPDGTKLALVVSDPEPDSSATPKPKPIVVDRYQFKTDGKGYLDKQHAHLFVFDIATRKGTQVTTGDFDDSEPAWSPDGTRLAFISARAKDAERFDNSDVYVVEAKAGATPVPLTTFQGADEGPLAWSPDGAWVAYRQAQEPKYFGYGGGFGTLALAPAAGGPVKLLTEKLDRMMTGARWSRDGKSLVGIVTDDQREYLLRVMADGSGWTKIESQLPVITAFSEGADGAFAVLATTPSSPSELYVLDKGVARALTHQNSWLNEVALATTSVVTSKSDDGTEVHGILRRPANAAAGTKLPMILRIHGGPAGQDALSFDFEKELLAAQGWAVIAPNYRGSNGRGAAFTVAIAGDWCNKEVRDIRGMVDRLIKDGVADESRLGVGGWSYGGILTDCMIAADPRFKAATSGAGVSNVLGMYGHDQYIVQYDQELGQPWKNVDKWLKVSTAFFHADRIKTPTLFLGGAADWNVPVLGGEQMYQALKSLGIDTQLIVYPGEPHGIRRPSFQRDRLERYVAWYTKYLAATVP; encoded by the coding sequence ATGCGCCCAGTGCTACTGCTCGCGACCTGCGCCAGCCTGTTCGCGGGGGTCGCCCACGCACAGGGCGCCCCAGCCAAGCGTCCGCTCGCTCTCGCTGACCTTTATCGCTTACGCCAAGTGAGCGACCCGCAGCGGTCGAGCGACGGCCAGTGGGTGGCGTACACGGTTGCGCGCGTCGACACCACCAAGGATCGCTCCGACAGCGATCTCTGGATGACGAGTTGGGACGGCGCCACCACGGTGCGCCTCACCAACAGCGACGAATCGGAACGGACGCCGCGGTGGAGTCCGGATGGCAAGCAGCTGGCATTTCTCTCCAGCCGGCAGGGTGCCAAAGGAGGGCAGGTCTGGCTGCTCAATCGCGCCGGTGGTGAGGCAGAGAAAATCACCGAGCTCAAGGGCGGCGTTTCGTCATTCGCGTGGTCGCCCGACGGCACCAAGCTCGCGCTCGTGGTCAGCGACCCAGAGCCAGACAGTTCCGCAACGCCGAAACCAAAACCGATTGTGGTGGATCGCTATCAGTTCAAAACTGACGGCAAAGGCTATCTCGACAAACAGCACGCGCACCTGTTCGTGTTCGACATCGCCACACGCAAAGGCACGCAGGTCACGACGGGCGACTTCGATGACAGCGAACCGGCATGGTCACCCGACGGCACGCGACTCGCGTTCATTAGCGCGCGCGCAAAAGACGCCGAGCGTTTTGATAACTCGGATGTGTACGTCGTGGAGGCGAAGGCCGGTGCCACACCGGTGCCGCTCACAACCTTTCAGGGCGCCGACGAAGGGCCACTCGCCTGGAGCCCCGACGGCGCCTGGGTGGCCTACCGTCAGGCGCAGGAACCGAAGTACTTCGGGTACGGCGGTGGATTCGGCACACTCGCCTTGGCACCAGCAGCTGGCGGTCCCGTCAAACTGCTGACCGAGAAACTCGACCGTATGATGACGGGTGCTCGCTGGAGCCGCGACGGAAAGAGCCTCGTGGGCATCGTCACAGACGATCAGCGCGAGTATCTCCTGCGCGTCATGGCCGATGGCTCGGGATGGACCAAGATCGAAAGCCAACTGCCAGTCATTACGGCATTCAGTGAAGGCGCAGACGGGGCGTTCGCGGTACTCGCCACCACGCCAAGTTCGCCAAGCGAGTTGTACGTGCTCGACAAAGGCGTGGCACGTGCGCTGACGCACCAGAACAGCTGGCTCAACGAGGTGGCACTCGCCACAACATCCGTGGTCACCTCCAAGAGCGATGACGGCACCGAAGTGCACGGCATCCTCCGCCGGCCGGCGAATGCCGCCGCTGGCACCAAGCTCCCGATGATTCTGCGCATCCATGGCGGCCCGGCCGGGCAGGACGCCCTGAGTTTTGATTTCGAGAAAGAACTGCTTGCCGCCCAAGGCTGGGCCGTGATTGCGCCCAACTACCGCGGCAGTAACGGACGAGGCGCGGCATTCACCGTCGCGATTGCTGGCGACTGGTGCAATAAAGAAGTGCGCGATATCCGCGGCATGGTGGACCGCCTCATCAAAGACGGTGTGGCCGACGAATCGCGACTTGGCGTGGGCGGATGGAGCTACGGTGGCATTCTCACCGACTGCATGATCGCCGCCGATCCACGCTTCAAGGCCGCCACGAGTGGCGCAGGCGTGAGCAATGTGTTGGGGATGTACGGACACGACCAGTACATCGTGCAGTACGATCAAGAGCTTGGCCAACCTTGGAAGAACGTGGACAAATGGCTCAAGGTCTCCACGGCATTCTTCCACGCCGATCGCATCAAGACGCCCACGCTCTTCCTCGGCGGCGCCGCCGACTGGAACGTCCCCGTGCTCGGTGGCGAACAGATGTATCAGGCGCTGAAATCGCTCGGTATCGACACGCAGTTGATTGTGTATCCCGGCGAACCCCACGGCATTCGCCGCCCGAGTTTCCAGCGCGATCGCTTGGAGCGTTACGTCGCGTGGTACACGAAGTACCTCGCGGCGACGGTGCCCTGA
- a CDS encoding glycoside hydrolase: MSLRRIVSSAVACTAIALLALLVVVPPLCAQGALDTRAIKELKWRSIGPFRGGRTKSATGVPSQPNVFYMGVINGGVWKSTDYGRTWNPIFDGQPTQSVGAVEVSLSNPNVLYVGSGEGLQRPDLSTGDGIYKSTDAGKSWKHLGLRDAQQIPRIVIDPTNPERIFVAALGHPYGPNAERGVFRSVDGGTSFQRVLFKDENTGAAELVMAPDDPNTLLAALWEARQGPWENGAFRGPGTGLYKSTDGGTTWKPITAGIPSTAEGIDRIGLSFSQANPKRVYATINAQRQCGIYRSEDAGDTWTRVNNDNRICGRGDDFAAPTADPKNADVVYSANVVAWKSVDGGKTWNAHRGAPGGDDYQRYWINPNNTDIQLLVSDQGGVVTVNGGKSWSSWYNQNTAQFYHVTADNAYPYRLCGGQQESGSACVASRGNDGSIGYREWRPVGVEEYGYVAPDPLNPDIVYGGKVTRFDRRTGQTQQVGPRVGRGGGAGVSDYRTVRTAPVLFSPTNPKKLYFASNTLWETVDGGQHWKQSSPDLARESWEAPANVGKYAGTPAAAASKRGVIYTIAPSPKDSNTIWAGTDDGQIQVTRNNGKAWTNVTPPSLPAWAKVSLMDASHFDAGTAYAAINTLRLDDLRPHILRTRDGGKTWADVVSGIDSGATVNVVREDPARRGLLYAGTENGVWVSIDDGDHWQSLRLNLPSTSVRDLIIKDNDVAVGTHGRGFWILDDVSALRQWNNNSAGVTLYKPAIATRVRYSMYSDTPVPPDEPMAENPPDGAAIDYFLAADANGVLTIDIVDAKGVLVRHFSSEDKYDAPKDEGNWPWYWFRPMHAPAKTAGLHRYVWDLHFTPPPAQSFSLPISATPFNTKKEPEGPWVHPGTYTVKLSVGGATFTQPITVRMDPRVKTAESALAQQYALSIGLYDAARESAVAAQQVRALRAQIADRKTKAPALAKELDALDASLQTLDAPAAGGRGGGGGRGGAAPAAPGAFASIESQALPIMNVLQDADAAPTSQVVAAADERLRAFAVARRTWHHLTSTDVPALNIKLRAAGAEPLAITTPRGPGATPSPDDEDVPLGGNR; encoded by the coding sequence GTGTCTCTCCGCCGAATCGTCAGTTCTGCCGTCGCTTGCACGGCCATCGCCCTTCTCGCCCTTCTCGTCGTTGTGCCGCCGCTCTGTGCACAAGGCGCCCTCGACACGCGCGCCATCAAAGAGTTGAAGTGGCGTAGCATCGGCCCATTCCGCGGCGGCCGCACCAAGAGTGCCACCGGCGTGCCGAGCCAGCCCAATGTGTTTTACATGGGCGTGATCAATGGCGGTGTGTGGAAGAGCACCGACTACGGACGCACCTGGAATCCCATCTTCGACGGACAGCCCACACAATCGGTGGGCGCGGTAGAAGTCTCACTCTCCAATCCCAACGTGCTCTACGTGGGATCGGGTGAGGGGCTGCAACGTCCCGATCTCTCCACCGGCGACGGCATCTACAAGAGCACTGACGCCGGCAAGAGCTGGAAACACCTCGGCTTGCGGGACGCACAACAGATTCCGCGCATCGTGATTGATCCGACCAACCCCGAGCGCATTTTTGTGGCGGCGCTTGGTCATCCATACGGCCCCAACGCCGAACGAGGCGTCTTCCGCTCCGTGGACGGTGGCACGTCGTTTCAGCGCGTGCTCTTCAAGGACGAGAACACCGGCGCCGCTGAGTTGGTGATGGCACCCGATGATCCCAACACGCTACTGGCCGCGCTCTGGGAAGCACGCCAAGGCCCGTGGGAAAATGGCGCGTTCCGCGGCCCCGGCACCGGCTTGTACAAGAGCACGGACGGCGGCACGACGTGGAAGCCGATCACCGCAGGTATTCCGAGCACCGCCGAGGGCATTGATCGTATTGGCCTGTCGTTTTCGCAGGCGAACCCGAAGCGCGTGTACGCCACCATCAACGCGCAACGCCAGTGCGGCATTTATCGGAGCGAGGACGCGGGCGACACGTGGACGCGCGTCAACAATGACAACCGCATCTGCGGCCGTGGCGATGACTTTGCCGCACCGACCGCCGATCCCAAAAACGCCGACGTGGTGTATTCGGCAAACGTCGTGGCGTGGAAGTCGGTGGACGGCGGCAAAACGTGGAACGCCCATCGCGGTGCACCGGGTGGCGACGACTATCAGCGCTATTGGATCAATCCGAACAACACCGACATCCAGCTGCTCGTGAGCGATCAGGGCGGCGTGGTCACGGTCAACGGCGGCAAGAGCTGGAGTTCGTGGTACAACCAAAACACGGCGCAGTTTTATCATGTCACGGCAGACAACGCGTATCCCTATCGTCTCTGCGGCGGGCAGCAGGAATCCGGCTCGGCGTGCGTGGCGAGTCGCGGCAATGACGGTTCGATTGGCTATCGCGAATGGCGGCCGGTGGGAGTCGAAGAGTACGGCTATGTGGCGCCCGACCCGCTGAACCCCGACATCGTCTATGGCGGCAAGGTGACGCGCTTCGACCGTCGGACCGGGCAGACACAGCAGGTTGGGCCGCGCGTCGGTCGCGGTGGCGGCGCGGGTGTGAGCGACTATCGCACCGTGCGCACCGCGCCGGTGCTGTTCTCGCCAACGAACCCAAAGAAACTGTACTTCGCCTCGAACACGCTGTGGGAAACCGTCGACGGCGGCCAGCACTGGAAGCAGTCGAGTCCCGACCTGGCGCGTGAGTCGTGGGAGGCGCCAGCCAATGTGGGCAAGTACGCTGGCACGCCGGCAGCCGCGGCATCGAAGCGTGGCGTGATTTACACGATTGCGCCGAGCCCTAAGGATTCGAACACGATCTGGGCCGGCACGGATGACGGACAGATTCAGGTGACGCGCAATAACGGCAAGGCGTGGACGAACGTCACGCCCCCCTCGCTCCCAGCGTGGGCCAAAGTGTCGTTGATGGACGCCTCGCATTTTGATGCCGGCACTGCGTACGCCGCGATCAACACACTGCGGCTCGACGATTTGCGTCCGCACATTCTGCGCACGCGAGATGGCGGCAAAACGTGGGCAGATGTTGTGAGCGGCATCGACAGCGGCGCCACCGTGAATGTGGTGCGCGAAGATCCGGCGCGGCGTGGATTGCTTTATGCGGGCACCGAGAACGGCGTGTGGGTGTCGATTGACGATGGCGACCACTGGCAGTCGCTGCGATTGAACTTGCCGTCCACGTCGGTGCGCGACCTGATTATCAAAGACAATGATGTCGCAGTGGGTACGCACGGCCGCGGATTCTGGATTCTCGACGACGTGTCGGCATTGCGTCAGTGGAACAACAACTCGGCCGGCGTCACGCTCTATAAACCAGCAATCGCCACGCGCGTGCGCTATTCGATGTACAGCGATACTCCAGTGCCGCCCGACGAACCGATGGCGGAAAACCCGCCGGACGGCGCGGCCATCGACTATTTCCTGGCCGCCGACGCGAACGGTGTGCTCACCATCGACATCGTGGACGCGAAAGGCGTGCTCGTGCGCCACTTCTCGAGCGAAGACAAATACGACGCGCCGAAAGACGAGGGCAACTGGCCGTGGTACTGGTTCCGTCCGATGCATGCGCCAGCCAAGACCGCCGGCTTGCATCGCTATGTGTGGGATCTCCACTTCACGCCGCCGCCGGCGCAGAGTTTCTCGCTCCCCATTTCAGCGACCCCGTTTAATACGAAGAAGGAACCCGAAGGGCCGTGGGTGCACCCCGGCACGTACACCGTCAAACTCTCGGTGGGCGGCGCGACGTTCACGCAGCCGATCACGGTGCGGATGGATCCTCGCGTGAAAACGGCGGAGTCGGCGTTGGCGCAGCAGTATGCGCTCTCGATTGGGCTCTATGACGCCGCGCGCGAGTCCGCGGTGGCCGCGCAACAGGTACGTGCGCTGCGCGCGCAAATAGCGGACAGAAAAACCAAAGCGCCAGCGCTCGCGAAAGAACTCGACGCGCTCGACGCCTCGCTACAGACACTCGATGCGCCCGCCGCCGGTGGCCGCGGCGGTGGTGGCGGACGGGGCGGCGCCGCGCCGGCCGCGCCGGGCGCATTCGCGTCGATTGAATCGCAGGCCTTGCCGATCATGAATGTGCTGCAGGATGCGGATGCCGCGCCGACATCGCAGGTGGTCGCGGCGGCCGACGAACGCCTCCGGGCATTTGCGGTCGCGCGACGCACGTGGCATCATCTCACGAGCACCGACGTTCCGGCGCTCAATATCAAGTTGCGCGCGGCCGGAGCTGAGCCGCTCGCGATCACCACACCACGCGGACCGGGCGCCACGCCCAGCCCCGACGACGAAGACGTGCCCCTTGGAGGGAATCGCTAA
- a CDS encoding aminotransferase class I/II-fold pyridoxal phosphate-dependent enzyme, translating to MSATSERPSPTTRVTALPPYVFAWLDDLKAAARARGAELIDLGIGNPDRPTPPAVIDAIQQAWADPRVHGYPPFRGDERFLNAAAGFLQRRFGVTMDPASELLCVSGGKEAIAQTSMAFTDETSGSLVPDIYYPVHGRATLMSGSHTHWMPLTAERGFLPDFSVVPASAIQRAKLLLLNYPHNPTGAVATHAFFEEAVAFARRNGLVLLSDLAYSELTFDGFVAPSVFEIAGAKEVAIEVHSTSKSFNMAGSRIGFAAGNADVIAALMAVRNNMGYGTPVAIQRGAAYAFEHAEALTRDVAATYQARRDVVVTGLRSLGWELESPRGTMFIWARVPAGFSSQEWTQHLIDVAGVVVAPGNAFGPGGEGYFRVSLVADETRLAGAVDRLRRAGVLYR from the coding sequence ATGTCCGCCACTTCTGAGCGCCCCAGCCCGACCACCCGCGTCACGGCACTGCCGCCGTACGTCTTTGCTTGGCTCGATGACCTCAAGGCCGCCGCTCGCGCCCGCGGCGCCGAACTCATTGACCTCGGCATCGGCAATCCGGATCGCCCCACGCCACCGGCCGTGATCGACGCTATTCAGCAGGCGTGGGCAGATCCCCGTGTGCATGGGTACCCGCCGTTCCGCGGCGACGAGCGTTTTCTCAACGCCGCTGCTGGTTTTCTACAGCGACGCTTTGGCGTGACGATGGACCCTGCGAGTGAACTGCTATGCGTGAGCGGCGGCAAAGAAGCAATCGCCCAGACGTCCATGGCCTTCACCGATGAGACGAGCGGCTCGCTCGTACCGGACATCTATTACCCCGTGCATGGCCGCGCGACGTTGATGTCTGGGAGCCATACACATTGGATGCCGCTCACCGCGGAGCGTGGATTCCTTCCAGATTTTTCTGTGGTGCCCGCCTCAGCGATCCAGCGGGCCAAACTGCTCTTACTCAACTATCCGCATAATCCCACAGGCGCGGTGGCCACGCATGCGTTCTTCGAAGAAGCAGTCGCCTTCGCTCGGCGGAACGGACTCGTGTTGTTGAGCGATCTTGCGTATTCAGAGCTCACCTTTGACGGTTTTGTGGCGCCGAGCGTGTTTGAGATTGCCGGTGCCAAAGAGGTGGCCATCGAAGTGCATTCCACCTCGAAGAGCTTCAACATGGCGGGCTCGCGCATCGGGTTTGCCGCGGGCAATGCCGACGTGATTGCCGCGCTGATGGCGGTGCGCAACAACATGGGCTATGGCACGCCGGTCGCTATTCAGCGCGGCGCGGCCTATGCGTTTGAGCACGCGGAAGCGCTCACGCGCGACGTGGCCGCGACGTATCAGGCGAGGCGCGACGTGGTCGTCACTGGGTTGCGGTCACTCGGGTGGGAGCTGGAGTCGCCGCGCGGGACGATGTTCATTTGGGCGCGCGTTCCTGCGGGATTTTCGTCGCAGGAGTGGACACAGCACTTGATTGACGTGGCCGGAGTTGTTGTGGCGCCAGGCAACGCGTTTGGACCGGGCGGCGAGGGATATTTTCGCGTGTCGCTCGTGGCGGACGAAACGCGACTCGCGGGTGCGGTGGATCGACTGCGCAGGGCGGGGGTGTTGTACCGCTAA